The following nucleotide sequence is from Mycobacteriales bacterium.
TGCGCCAGCGGGGCACCCCTTCGGTCACCGACGCGGCGCACAGGACCCGCGTCAGGCCGAACTCGACGAGCACCGAGCCTTCAGCGTGGTCGAGCCAGCGCCGGGTGATGGTGACCGGTCGCAGGGCGTCGTCGGCCCGGCCGTCAGGACGGCTGCTCACTCGTACTCCTCAGACGTCGTAGGACTGGAGGCGATGCGCGAGTACGACGTCCCCGTCGTAGCTGCGCTGCGCCTCCGCGAGGCTACGGCTGGCGTCGCCCCACGGCACGAGATGGGTGAGGACGAGCTTCTCGACGCCGGCCCTGGTCGCGTACTCCCCCGCCTGCAGCCCGGTCAGGTGCACGTCCGGCGGGTTCTGCTCGCCCTCCAGATACGACGCTTCGCACAGGAACAGGTTCGCGTCGCGGGCGAGGCCGACCAGCGCGTCCGTCTGCCCGGTGTCCGCGCTGTAGGTGAGCGTGCGGCCACCGGCGCTCACCCGCATCCCGAACGTCTCGACCGGGTGGTTCACGTGCCGGAGGTCGACCTCGAACGGGCCGACCTCGCACACGCCTTCCCGCTCGACCGGGTGGAACACGTACACCTCGTCCAACAGCTCGTCGACGTCGCGCGCGTAGGCCCCGACCACCGACTGGCGAATCGTCCGCGGGCCGTAGACGTGCAGCTTCGACGGCATCCCGTCCGGGTGGTAGCGGCGGGCGTAGGTGTAGGTGATGAGGTCCAGGTAGTGGTCACCGTGCAGGTGGCTGACGATCACCGCGTCCGGACCGAGCAGGCCGCACGCTTCCTGCAGCGCCCCGGTCGAGCCGTTGCC
It contains:
- a CDS encoding MBL fold metallo-hydrolase, with protein sequence MKLTVVGMAGTFPGPASGCSSYLLEHDGFRMLLDIGNGSTGALQEACGLLGPDAVIVSHLHGDHYLDLITYTYARRYHPDGMPSKLHVYGPRTIRQSVVGAYARDVDELLDEVYVFHPVEREGVCEVGPFEVDLRHVNHPVETFGMRVSAGGRTLTYSADTGQTDALVGLARDANLFLCEASYLEGEQNPPDVHLTGLQAGEYATRAGVEKLVLTHLVPWGDASRSLAEAQRSYDGDVVLAHRLQSYDV